In Ovis canadensis isolate MfBH-ARS-UI-01 breed Bighorn chromosome 11, ARS-UI_OviCan_v2, whole genome shotgun sequence, one genomic interval encodes:
- the RND2 gene encoding rho-related GTP-binding protein RhoN isoform X1, whose translation METESHDVTIVLSYVPTVFENYTASFEIDKRRIELNMWDTSGSSYYDNVRPLAYPDSDAVLICFDISRPETLDSVLKKWQGETQEFCPNAKVVLVGCKLDMRTDLATLRELSKQRLIPVTHEQGTVLAKQVGAVSYVECSSRSSERSVRDVFHVATVASLGRGHRQLRRTDSRRGLQRSAQLAGRPDRGNGNGNGNEGEIHKDRAKSCNLM comes from the exons ATGGAAACGGAAAGCCATGACGTCACCATTGTCCTG AGTTATGTCCCCACCGTGTTTGAGAACTACACCGCGAGCTTTGAGATCGACAAGCGCCGCATTGAGCTCAACATGTGGGACACTTCAG GTTCCTCTTACTATGATAACGTCCGGCCTCTGGCCTATCCTGACTCGGACGCTGTGCTCATCTGCTTCGACATTAGCCGACCGGAAACACTGGACAGTGTCCTCAAGAAG TGGCAAGGGGAGACTCAAGAGTTTTGCCCCAATGCCAAGGTTGTGCTGGTTGGCTGTAAACTGGACATGCGGACTGACCTGGCCACACTGAGGGAGCTGTCCAAGCAGAGGCTTATCCCTGTTACACATGAGCAG GGCACTGTGCTGGCCAAGCAGGTGGGGGCTGTGTCCTATGTAGAGTGCTCTTCCCGGTCCTCTGAGCGCAGCGTCAGAGATGTCTTCCACGTGGCCACTGTGGCCTCCCTTGGCCGTGGCCACAGGCAGCTGCGCCGTACTGACTCACGCCGGGGACTACAGCGATCTGCTCAGCTGGCAGGACGGCCAGACCGGGGGAATGGGAATGGGAACGGAAACGAGGGCGAGATACACAAGGATAGAGCCAAGAGCTGCAACCTCATGTGA
- the RND2 gene encoding rho-related GTP-binding protein RhoN isoform X2, giving the protein MEGQSGRCKIVVVGDAECGKTALLQVFAKDAYPGSYVPTVFENYTASFEIDKRRIELNMWDTSGSSYYDNVRPLAYPDSDAVLICFDISRPETLDSVLKKWQGETQEFCPNAKVVLVGCKLDMRTDLATLRELSKQRLIPVTHEQGTVLAKQVGAVSYVECSSRSSERSVRDVFHVATVASLGRGHRQLRRTDSRRGLQRSAQLAGRPDRGNGNGNGNEGEIHKDRAKSCNLM; this is encoded by the exons ATGGAGGGGCAGAGCGGCCGCTGCAAGATCGTGGTGGTGGGGGACGCGGAGTGCGGCAAGACGGCGCTGCTGCAGGTGTTCGCCAAGGACGCCTACCCCGGG AGTTATGTCCCCACCGTGTTTGAGAACTACACCGCGAGCTTTGAGATCGACAAGCGCCGCATTGAGCTCAACATGTGGGACACTTCAG GTTCCTCTTACTATGATAACGTCCGGCCTCTGGCCTATCCTGACTCGGACGCTGTGCTCATCTGCTTCGACATTAGCCGACCGGAAACACTGGACAGTGTCCTCAAGAAG TGGCAAGGGGAGACTCAAGAGTTTTGCCCCAATGCCAAGGTTGTGCTGGTTGGCTGTAAACTGGACATGCGGACTGACCTGGCCACACTGAGGGAGCTGTCCAAGCAGAGGCTTATCCCTGTTACACATGAGCAG GGCACTGTGCTGGCCAAGCAGGTGGGGGCTGTGTCCTATGTAGAGTGCTCTTCCCGGTCCTCTGAGCGCAGCGTCAGAGATGTCTTCCACGTGGCCACTGTGGCCTCCCTTGGCCGTGGCCACAGGCAGCTGCGCCGTACTGACTCACGCCGGGGACTACAGCGATCTGCTCAGCTGGCAGGACGGCCAGACCGGGGGAATGGGAATGGGAACGGAAACGAGGGCGAGATACACAAGGATAGAGCCAAGAGCTGCAACCTCATGTGA